From the genome of Bacteroidota bacterium:
TTGATCCTGGAGGGCGAATGCGAATTTTTGATCGGCGGTGAAAGAAAGGCTTGCCATATTGGAAGCCAAGTCACGATACCGCTGCACCTGCCTCACGAAGGTTGGGTCACAAGTACAAACCCCTGTTATTTCATCGTGCAACGCAGCACAAGCTCACCCTTCTGATTTTTCCTTTTCTGATCTGGTTTTGATGGGTCATTGGGATGCATTTTCTACGGGCAGCCGTGTTGTTATGTCTGGACGGAATGGATCGCCATCATTAAAAAAGCTAACCTGACACCCTCAAGACGCAGGGTTTGCAACATGGTTTTCGGCATTTGGGGTTCTTCGGCAATAAATCTATTGCACCGCTGTGATCCATTCCCCCCTTGGCCTGCGTAGGTATCGCGAATTCATCCAATAATTCAATTTCAATTTTTTACATGGAAAATTGCATCACTACAAGAAAATTGCCGCCTTTGCGCAGACTCCTGCGAACGGGTGCAGCGATTGCGGCGATGTTGGCTTTGCCTGGCTTTGGCTGGGCATCGAGCCACCGAGAGGCGCCGCTGATCGCCAATGACCCCTTGGCCGACAACACGGATCTTTACGTGTTTCGAAGCCCGGACGACACCAACACGGTCACCATCATCGCCAACTACATCCCTGGCGAGGCTCCGTTTGGTGGACCCAACTATCACACATTCGGGGAAAACATCCGGTATGAGATCCACATCGACAACGATGCCAACGTCGCTGGCGATGAGATCATCTACCGCTTCATGTTTACCCGTGTGAACGAAGACCCGACGACGTTTTTCAACATTCGTTTGGGACAACAAAACTTGAAAACCACCTATACGATGGAAAAGAGCACCAATGGCGGTGTGTCTTTCAGCACCATCATCACAGGTGGCGTTGTTCCCCCGGCGAATATCGGCCCCCGCTCCATTGAAAACGGAACGGTTGGCCTGGGTGCCGCCAACTACAATTCCCTGATGACCGCCGCCATTCGGACGACTGGCGCTGGCGAACAAGTGTTTTGCGGACCTGTCGATGATCCATTTTTTGTCGATCTGGGCAGCATCTTCGATCTCGGTGATGCCCCCCGCCAAAACAGCGGTGGCATCGTGCGCGACGGCTTGGCCCGTTACAATACCCATACCATTGCCATCAAGGTGCCCATTGCCTTGTTGCAAAAGAATGGACTGCCTGTCACGGCCGCAACCGACATCCTCGATGGCAACTTCGTCATCGGTGTCTGGGCAAGTGCAAGCCGTCAGGCTACCCGCACGCTCAACACAAGCAATGGCGGCTACGTCGATTCCGGCAACTGGGTCCAAGTTTCGCGTTTGGGCATGCCCCTCACCAACGAAGCCGTGATTCCCATCGGGATGAAGGATTTCTGGAACGCGCTCACGCCTTACCAGGAAATCACCGACACCACGCTGGACGGTTATTTCTACAATCCGGAATTGGCGCTGTACATGGACGACAGTCAGTTTGGCAGCGCTGTGCCTGCCATGGCGGGCCTGCGTGTCCAACGTAATTCATTGGGCGCCTTTGACTTTGGAAATGGCCACGACGGATTGTTTGCCCTGAAAGGCACGCCTGCAGTCGCAGGTACTGCCTTGGACGACAACGTATTCGGCACCTTGTTGTTGCCCGGCGCCGGCAAGCCGAGATCGGCCGACATTTGGCCCATCTTCCATACCGGTGTGCCTGCGGTGCGTCCTTACCATTTGCTCACAGGCAAAGGCGGCGACCCATTGGCAGCTGGCAAGCCGTTCATCAACAACTTCCTGCCCAATGGCGGAGACATGTTGCGGTTGAACATGGCCGTGCCGGTCACCCCGCGCAACAGTCCTGACTTCAGTTCGTTGGGTGTCGTCTGGGCAGCGGTCCTCGGTATCACCGATCCGCGTTTTAATGCCGATGCCACCTTGCAGGTCATCCCCAACATGGATGGTTTCCCCAATGGTCGCCGTCTGGAAGATGACGTCACCCGCATCGAACTGCAAGCTGTCGCCGGTATCGCCCTTGCGGCCATTGGTGTCACTTGCGACGATCAGCTCAATGGTGTACCTGTGCCCAGCAACCTGATGCTGAACATCGTGCAATACTCCACCGGTGTGGAGGCCAATGACACCACGTTCAAGAGCTCCTTCCCTTATGTGCAGACACCTTGGAGGGGAACCGACATCTGATCCCATGCACAGATTATCCAAAGCAAAAAGAAAAGAAAGCATGAAGAAGCTCATTCATAAGACATTGACAGGGAGTGCAATCCTCCTCGCGTTGTTGCTCACATTCGGCGGAAGCTTGCAAGCCTCCAGCCACCGTGAGGCGCCGCTGATCGCCGATGATCCGCTGGCCGACAACACCGACCTCTACGTCTTCCGTAGCCCCGATGATACCAACTTTGTGACGATCATCGCCAACTACGTGCCCTTGCAATTGCCCCACGGTGGTCCCAACTACTATGGATTCGGCGAAAATATCCGCTACGAGATTCATATTGAGAACGATGGCACCGCGGGTGACGACATCACCTACCGGTTCACATTCAGCAAGACGAATCAGGACGCGACCACTTTCTTCAACATCCGTCTAGGGCAGCAAAACCTCAAGACGACCTATATTTTGGAGAAAAGCGTGAATGGTGGCGCATTTACAACCATCGTGAGCGGAGGCATCGTGCCCCCCTACAACATTGGTCCGCGCAGCATCACGGGTGGCGCAGGTCTGAACACGACCTATGATGCACTCTTCAACGCGGCGATTACCACTGCAACGGGTACTGGCGGCGAAAAGGTATTTTGTGGCCCGACCGATGATCCGTTTTATGTCGATCTCGGTGGCGTATTCGACGTAGGTGACTTGCCTCGCCAAGGCGGAGGCCCGAGGGACGGCCTTGCCTGCCTCAACGTGAGCACGATCGCCATCAAGGTGCCGATCGCGACATTGCAGAAGAACGGCCAAGCCGTCACATCGGCCGTGAACATCCTGGACAGCGACTTCATCATCGGGGTCTGGGCAAGTGCAAGCCGTCAGCAGATCCGCACCCTCAACACGAATGGCAGCACGAGCTACAGCGGCAACTTTGTGCAAGTGAGCCGTCTGGGCATGCCCCTGACCAACGAGGTCGTGATTCCGATTGGCCAAAAAGACCGCTGGAATTCATTGACGCCTTACTCCGAGGATCCTGCCATGGACGACTATTTCTGCAATCCGGAATTGGGTCTCTACATGGACAACAGCCTCTTTGGCG
Proteins encoded in this window:
- a CDS encoding DUF4331 domain-containing protein, coding for MLALPGFGWASSHREAPLIANDPLADNTDLYVFRSPDDTNTVTIIANYIPGEAPFGGPNYHTFGENIRYEIHIDNDANVAGDEIIYRFMFTRVNEDPTTFFNIRLGQQNLKTTYTMEKSTNGGVSFSTIITGGVVPPANIGPRSIENGTVGLGAANYNSLMTAAIRTTGAGEQVFCGPVDDPFFVDLGSIFDLGDAPRQNSGGIVRDGLARYNTHTIAIKVPIALLQKNGLPVTAATDILDGNFVIGVWASASRQATRTLNTSNGGYVDSGNWVQVSRLGMPLTNEAVIPIGMKDFWNALTPYQEITDTTLDGYFYNPELALYMDDSQFGSAVPAMAGLRVQRNSLGAFDFGNGHDGLFALKGTPAVAGTALDDNVFGTLLLPGAGKPRSADIWPIFHTGVPAVRPYHLLTGKGGDPLAAGKPFINNFLPNGGDMLRLNMAVPVTPRNSPDFSSLGVVWAAVLGITDPRFNADATLQVIPNMDGFPNGRRLEDDVTRIELQAVAGIALAAIGVTCDDQLNGVPVPSNLMLNIVQYSTGVEANDTTFKSSFPYVQTPWRGTDI